In the genome of Cetobacterium ceti, one region contains:
- the cbiT gene encoding precorrin-6Y C5,15-methyltransferase (decarboxylating) subunit CbiT, whose protein sequence is MGHIYDKDFVQGELPMTKQEIRAISIGKLLLEPESILIDVGAGTGTIGIEGATYLRHGKVYAIEKEVKGIETLKKNIDRFALENIEIVVGRAPEAIPEISYDRMFIGGSTGSMRSILEHFNKYSKKNSRIVINAITLETIGEATKLLKELNFQDIEVVNVSVARGKKVGPYTMMYGENPIYIISANKGENQ, encoded by the coding sequence ATGGGACACATATATGATAAGGACTTTGTTCAAGGAGAATTACCTATGACAAAGCAAGAGATAAGAGCAATTTCTATTGGAAAACTTCTATTAGAACCAGAATCTATTTTAATAGATGTGGGAGCTGGAACAGGTACAATAGGAATTGAAGGAGCAACCTATTTAAGGCATGGAAAAGTTTATGCTATAGAAAAGGAAGTAAAGGGAATTGAAACTTTAAAAAAAAATATTGATAGATTTGCCCTTGAAAATATTGAGATCGTAGTTGGAAGAGCTCCTGAAGCTATACCTGAAATATCTTATGATAGAATGTTTATCGGTGGATCAACAGGTTCTATGAGAAGTATTTTAGAACATTTTAATAAATATTCTAAGAAAAATAGTAGAATTGTTATAAATGCAATAACTTTAGAAACTATAGGAGAAGCTACAAAACTTTTAAAAGAGCTAAACTTTCAAGATATAGAAGTGGTAAATGTGTCTGTGGCTCGTGGGAAAAAAGTGGGACCTTATACTATGATGTATGGGGAAAATCCAATTTATATAATAAGTGCGAATAAGGGGGAAAACCAATAA
- the cbiE gene encoding precorrin-6y C5,15-methyltransferase (decarboxylating) subunit CbiE — MENKIKVVGLGPGNLDYLTGAGLKAIKESEIVIGGKRHLEEIESLLNNQGKYTLGKLSDMIYFIDCNKNKKITIVVSGDTGYYSLLTYLRKNLSEEKLITIPGISSFQYLFGRLNMTWEKFSLYSVHGRDCDYIEALKKSDRGIVLLTDGINNPITISENLVKHNFKNIEVIVGERLSYEDEKITRFQVENYREYIKEYEMNVTILKKGD, encoded by the coding sequence TTGGAAAATAAAATTAAAGTTGTAGGTTTAGGTCCTGGTAATTTAGATTATTTAACAGGAGCTGGATTAAAAGCCATAAAAGAAAGTGAAATAGTTATAGGTGGTAAAAGACATTTAGAAGAAATAGAAAGTTTACTTAATAATCAAGGAAAATATACCCTTGGAAAATTAAGTGATATGATTTATTTTATAGATTGTAATAAAAACAAAAAAATAACTATTGTAGTTTCTGGAGATACAGGTTATTATAGCTTATTGACTTATTTAAGAAAAAATTTAAGTGAAGAAAAGTTAATAACGATACCAGGAATCTCATCTTTCCAATATTTATTTGGAAGACTTAATATGACTTGGGAAAAATTTTCTCTTTATAGTGTTCATGGAAGAGATTGTGATTACATAGAGGCTTTAAAAAAATCTGATAGAGGGATAGTTCTTTTAACAGATGGAATAAATAATCCTATTACAATAAGTGAAAATTTAGTAAAACATAATTTTAAAAATATTGAGGTTATTGTAGGGGAACGTTTATCCTATGAAGATGAAAAGATCACAAGATTTCAAGTGGAAAATTACAGGGAATATATTAAAGAATATGAGATGAATGTGACTATACTAAAAAAAGGTGATTAA
- the cobI gene encoding precorrin-2 C(20)-methyltransferase, with amino-acid sequence MATFYGIGVGVGDPEMITLKAINALKDLDVVILPEAKKDEGSTAYSIAKEYLREDIEELFLEFPMISDVEKKKKIRRANAEKIEEYLEAGKNIGFLTIGDPMTFSTYVYVLEYLSDKYSVKTIPGVSSFVDMASRFNFPLVMGDESLKIISLHGKVDIKKEIENSDNIVFMKVTRSFDDLKAALIATNNMENIILVSNCGKENQEVFFNIENLQKEDVHYFSTLILKKGGINQWKKFIS; translated from the coding sequence ATGGCAACATTTTACGGAATAGGAGTAGGGGTTGGGGACCCTGAGATGATTACACTAAAAGCAATAAACGCCCTAAAAGATTTAGACGTGGTAATACTTCCAGAAGCAAAAAAAGATGAGGGAAGTACAGCTTATTCAATTGCTAAGGAATATTTAAGAGAAGATATTGAGGAATTATTTTTAGAGTTTCCAATGATTTCTGATGTGGAAAAAAAGAAAAAAATAAGAAGAGCAAATGCTGAAAAAATAGAGGAATACTTAGAAGCTGGAAAAAATATAGGATTTTTAACAATAGGTGATCCTATGACATTTAGTACATATGTTTATGTTTTAGAATATTTAAGTGATAAATATTCTGTAAAAACAATCCCAGGAGTATCTTCTTTTGTAGATATGGCTTCAAGATTTAATTTTCCATTGGTAATGGGAGATGAATCTTTAAAAATTATATCTCTTCATGGGAAAGTTGATATTAAAAAAGAAATAGAAAATAGTGATAACATTGTATTTATGAAGGTAACAAGATCATTTGATGATTTAAAAGCTGCTTTAATAGCAACAAATAATATGGAAAATATAATTTTAGTTTCTAACTGTGGTAAGGAAAACCAAGAGGTATTCTTTAATATAGAGAACTTACAAAAAGAAGATGTACATTATTTCTCAACTCTAATATTAAAAAAAGGTGGTATTAATCAATGGAAAAAGTTTATTTCATAG